The window GCCGCTTTTATGAAGCCGCCGACAACGTGCTGGGCATGAAACCCGCCGATTATCGCGCCGCCGGGCAGAACACCGACATTCGTTTCGCCGTCGGCCAATGTTCCCTCGGGGCGATTCTGGTGGCACAAAGCGAACGCGGTGTGTGCGCGATCCTGCTGGGGGACGATCCGGACGCGCTGGTGCGGGATCTGCAAGACAAATTCCGCCGCGCCAACCTGATCGGTGCCGACCGCGAGTTCGAGCAATTGATCGCCCAGGTGGTGGGCTTTATCGAGGCACCGGCCCTGGGCCTGGACCTGCCGCTGGACCTGCAAGGCACGGCGTTCCAGGAACGGGTCTGGCAGGCCCTGCGGGATATTCCGCCGGGCAGCACCGCCAGCTATGCCGAGATCGCCCAGCGCATCGGCATGCCTAAAGCCGTGCGCGCCGTGGCCCAGGCCTGCGGGGCCAACAGCCTGGCAGTGGCGATCCCTTGCCACCGGGTGGTGCGCAGCGACGGCAACCTGTCGGGCTATCGCTGGGGCGTGGAGCGTAAACGTCAGTTGCTGGCGCTGGAGCGCTCGTCCGCGGACTGAACGCCGATGTAGATCGCCACCGAGTCGGGGCCGCTGTAGACCTCGAAATCGGTGGTGAAGCGGCGCAGCGTCTGCGGGTTGTCCGCGAAATATGCCCAGATCAGGCCCCAGGTCTGGATCACGCAATCGGGCATCGGTCCCTTGGCCGAAAACACCAGGTAATCCCCACCTTCGATGTCCACGGCGGGGTAGCCTGCGCTGGTCGCATCCACCTGCACCCCGGCCGTCACATCAAAGTAGCCGGTGGCGTCGGATTCATAGTTGGAATAGACCCCGTAGACAAACGATTCCGACTGCCTGGCGGGGATCTTGTCGAACAACCCTTCGCTGAAGAATTGCTGCCACATCGGGCCGATCCGTGCCGTGTCGGACTGCTGTTCGTCAGCGTTGCGCGTGTGTACCTGCAGGCCGGCCACGGTAAAGGGTTCGACTGCCTTGAGTTTGACGTCCATGGGTCAGGCTCCTTGAGAAATGAAGCGCGCATGGTAACCCGCTGGCCGTCGGGATCAAGTTGCCGCATCCGATTGAAAAACTCGACTGGCCCTGGCCGGGCCACACCTGCTAAAAACGTTGTTTTCCTCTGCCGTCGGAGACCTGTACATGAGCCAGTGGCCAGACACTCGCATTCTTGACCTGCTTGGCATCGAGCTACCCATCATCCAGGGGCCGATGGCCGGAGTGACGGGGCCGGCCATGGTGATCGCTGCCTGCAATGCCGGCGGGCTGGGTTCGATGCCGGCGGCGATGCTGGATGTCGAGCAGTTGCGCCAGGCGCTGACGACGATCAGCGAACAGACCGACAAGCCGTTCAACGTGAATTTTTTCTGTCACCAGCCACCCGTGCTCGACGAGCCGCGCGCCGAGGCCTGGAAGCAGCACCTCAAGCCCTACTACGAAGAACTGGGCGCTGACTTCGACGCGCCGACGCCGGTGTCCAACCGCACGCCGTTCGATGATGCAGCCTGCCGGGTGCTGGAGCAGATGCGTCCTGCAGTGGTCAGCTTCCACTTCGGCCTGCCGGAGAAGTCCCTGCTGGATCGGGTGAAAGCCACCGGCGCTAAAGTCCTGTCGTCGGCCACCACCGTCGAGGAAGCCATCTGGCTGGAACAGCACGGTTGTGACGCGATCATCGCCATGGGCTATGAAGCCGGCGGCCATCGCGGGATGTTCCTCAGCGACGACCTCAACACCCAGGTCGGCCTGTTTGCCTTGCTGCCCCAGGTGGTGGATGCGGTGAGCGTGCCGGTGATCGCTGCGGGCGGTATTGGCGATGCGCGGGGTATCGTCGCAGCGTTTGCTCTGGGCGCATCGGCGGTGCAACTGGGCAGCGCCTATCTGTTCAC is drawn from Pseudomonas rhizophila and contains these coding sequences:
- a CDS encoding NAD(P)H-dependent flavin oxidoreductase, whose amino-acid sequence is MSQWPDTRILDLLGIELPIIQGPMAGVTGPAMVIAACNAGGLGSMPAAMLDVEQLRQALTTISEQTDKPFNVNFFCHQPPVLDEPRAEAWKQHLKPYYEELGADFDAPTPVSNRTPFDDAACRVLEQMRPAVVSFHFGLPEKSLLDRVKATGAKVLSSATTVEEAIWLEQHGCDAIIAMGYEAGGHRGMFLSDDLNTQVGLFALLPQVVDAVSVPVIAAGGIGDARGIVAAFALGASAVQLGSAYLFTPEAKISAAHHRALRTAKESQTAVTNLFTGRPARGIVNRVMREIGPMSPIAPAFPLAGGALLPLRAKDEADFSNLWAGQAFPMGRELSTAELTRQLAQEALAQLNGRGRS
- the ada gene encoding bifunctional DNA-binding transcriptional regulator/O6-methylguanine-DNA methyltransferase Ada, which translates into the protein MNSTSNTLTAEQDPRWAAVLARDPRADGQFVYGVKTTGIYCHPSSLSRLPNPRNVEFFDTPEQAQAAGYRPSKRVARDQTQLAAQQAARVAAACRQIEAAEELPGLNDLAQSAGLSPFHFHRVFKAVTGLTPKGYAAAHRSRKVRERLSDGGSITQALYDAGFNSNSRFYEAADNVLGMKPADYRAAGQNTDIRFAVGQCSLGAILVAQSERGVCAILLGDDPDALVRDLQDKFRRANLIGADREFEQLIAQVVGFIEAPALGLDLPLDLQGTAFQERVWQALRDIPPGSTASYAEIAQRIGMPKAVRAVAQACGANSLAVAIPCHRVVRSDGNLSGYRWGVERKRQLLALERSSAD
- a CDS encoding GyrI-like domain-containing protein; protein product: MDVKLKAVEPFTVAGLQVHTRNADEQQSDTARIGPMWQQFFSEGLFDKIPARQSESFVYGVYSNYESDATGYFDVTAGVQVDATSAGYPAVDIEGGDYLVFSAKGPMPDCVIQTWGLIWAYFADNPQTLRRFTTDFEVYSGPDSVAIYIGVQSADERSSASN